The DNA window CACCCGGGGGACTAGGTTGCATTACCACGGATACACACAGCTAGGCAACCAGATGTCTGTCCAGGCAGGGAGAGACTTTTGGCCTTTTGTGTGTTTGTTGGCTCTTCATTCAGCGATGatgacgccgcaggcgtccaCCCCGAGCTTCCCAGCTGTTTTCGAGTAGGCATTGGGGGCCGCCGAATCAGAGAATCGATCAATGGCGAGCTCAGTGTCGTCTCGAGAAACGTTGAATCTCGCGGACGAGAAGGCTCCTAGGCGCTGAGCTGGTCAGCGGCGTCGCACAGCCGGCTGACTAGGAGCGCGTCGAGGATTTCATGGGTCAAACGACGAGTGAAAGCCGGATACAATCGGAAACCCGTCTCCAAAAGGAATGATCTGCAAAAAAAAATGACTAGCAGTCCActagttttttttttcagagctTGGAAGTTGCCGTCTTGTCACGTGGGATGTGACCGGAGGCCTTCAGCTTCTTCCCTAGAGTCCACATATGGAAAATCCGTGTTTTCTTGTGTTGTACGCTGCCAAAGGCTCCGTGTTGGGGTGAGTCTGGAACCCCTTCCACTGAAGAGAGCTACTGGCCCTTTCTACACGGATGAGGCGCTGTGCGCGCGAAAATCATGCGAGTGCGAACTTGGGATCCTTGAAGTTGAGGGCCGCAGGTAGCGCATTGAAGCTACTGGCAGCGGTGTGTGTTCTTCTCTTGGCATGGTCTGGGTTGCGCGTTTCTGCCTGGGGCCCCCGAGTCGCTTCTCAGCGTCGGTGCAGCTATGTTTTGCGGACGTGCATTTTCAAGTCGTTTATAGCGTGGAAAACGTCCCAGAGAGGTGTTGCTCTATGAAGTTGCAGTGACTGCGCAGAAATCTCTGTCAGCCTATCAGCGACCGGGTGTATGAAGCACCTTCAAAGAGTACTGTAACGTTAGGTTGGAGGGGTGGCTGTATACTAGTACATTCCAGCACGCGCTTTTAAACGGTATTCTGAAATCCCCAGGCCAGCGTTGACACAGTGTGGAATTTGGGCCGGAAGAAGTTGTCCTACGCCCTACGAGAACCCACGAGCTAAACAGTTTTTTCTGTTCGCTATGGCCACCACGCCTCATTTCGCGTCGTCGACCAGTTTGGCTTCTTCTGTCACTGCGTCCCCGGACACGTCAGCGGCCAGCGACGCGAGACTAAAAGAAAAGTCTACAAGGAAAGGAGCGTTGTCATATCGTGTGTTGTCAGCAAATTCTGGAGTACCATGGTAACATGATGGGAGGCATCCGTTGCCCGTAGCCGCCAGCTGTGGTGTATATACAGCCAGTGCCCCGCGTACATTCCATGAAACACCCGTGCATTTTCAACTCTTTTGTAGCGTGGAAAACGTCCTTACCGGTCGGCAAACCTCTCTCCTACAGCCATCCTTAGACTTGCAGCTGTCTGTCCGTGCATTTCTGCACCCGGTAGAGGAGAAGGCACCGCCTGAGCTTGTCCGACAAGTGTCTCGACAACGCGACTCCAGGCGTGGGCATCCAGACTAATACCGCAAGCCCGCCTCTCCTGAGAGGCACGATAATCGTGTCCTGTTTTGAGCCGTAAAGGCCGTCTTGTCGTGCTGTGCCACTGTCGGGGACAGTGTCTTGCGCAAGTCGAGCTTCCTTTTTGCGCAGTTCTGGGCTCGCGACCCAACCAGACGAGTCCGAGCCTTTGCCAAGGCCTCCTCACCGTTCCTTAGTTCCGCGTGCGCTGCGTCAATCGAACTACCTCCTCCTTTGTAGAGTTCCATGGCCTCTCGTGTGAAATCCTCCGAGAAGGCGCCTCTGTGCCAGCAAAGAGCAACACCGGTACGGTGCTCCCGCCGTGTGGCCGTGCGCCCGGCCCCTGTTCGGTTGAGGTGGAGTTTCAGATGAATCGCTCTTTGAGAGGATCTGCAGGACCCGCCCACCCTTTTTTCGGGGTTTCGTCGGCCTTCCTCTTTTGTCTTGCGACGCGCGATGGCTGTTCATCGCGCCCGCCAGTTGAAGCAGGCTTGATCACGTGAGACgagcctgcgcgccgccccacGCACGAGAGGGGACGACTGGAGActggccgctgccgcagagagtTGGAAACGCTCTCAAAGTGCAACTCGCCTGCTTCTTCCGCAGGGAAGAAGACTGAAGGCAAGAAAGCCGTAGAGACCGCATCGACTCGGGGATTTAAGGGAGCGACCGGCGGGCGGGTCATGGCGGGAGCATGCACCAAAAAAGGACGGGGGGGAAGGCATTGATTCGCgattttcttttctctctccggGTATTCGCTGCTGCGTTAGTTCTTGCAGTTTCGCAATTCTTTCTTTGTTAGTGCCCCAAGTGAGGGGCTTTTCTTTTCCTGGACTGTTCCGGCCTGTGGATTTTCTGTACACGTCTCTTCCGTCCGGCGGGCTTCTGTTTCCCGtgtgctgctggcgccggtCAGCCTTCTTATTTGTCCTTGGCGCCTCTCCCCGTAGTTCATTTTTTTCCCTGGTTTCAGGGTTCATTTTCTTTCTCAGCGTGAGCTCAGCGCGACTCGTGTGGAAACAGACGAgctcgggcgccgcaggccccacttttcgcgctgctgcgttgTCGCTCGTCTTCTCGGTTTTTCCTCACGACTTTCCTCCCTTCCCCTTTCCTACTGCGTCTGCTCTTCTATTTTTCTCTCTCAGCGCACAGCGCTGCGGGTCGTTCGCTCAGAAGGTGCCCCCGGCGGAGACGTCTCGAGTGTCGACTGTCCCCTCCACCGCGCCTTTTCGTTTCTTCGGGGATTCCGCTGCTTCGTATCCGTTTCTGTGAGGACGCCCAGCGAGTTCAGCTGCAGGATTTCACCACCGAGAGTGGCGCAGGAACTgagctgcctcgtctgccggCTTGCTTCCCCTTTCCCTCCTTTGCAGTCCGCGTCAGCTCCTCACCGTTTTCCTGGGTAGGAAGACCGGCCGAAGGCTTGGCTTATCGCGACCAGGAGCGACAGAGCCTGCCGTTGTTGAGGCAGCACGGACTGGGGTACTTAAAGTTTGGTTTTCTTCGTGCGTTCCCTTTTCCTCTGTCTGCATGCCTTACAACAGCCGCGTCGGCGATTGTTGTCAGTTTTCTTGTAGTTGCTAAGGAAGGACGCGCCTTGGCGCCACTTCCTCCCGCAGCAACCCAGTCCTCCGCCTTGCCTCCAGCGTAcgtctgcgtgtcgcgcTCCCCCCACTCTTTCGtgtgtgcgtctctgcttcgccgtcaTCTCGGCCTCTGAATTCCCTCCGTCTGCGGGGCCTTGTGTGTCCTCTTTTCTCGCGCGTTTTGTCGGGTCTGTATCCCTCTCGCAGGTTCGTCTCCCCGTCTCATCTAGGGTTTAGGCGCCCCTGCTTTCGGTGCCTTCGTGCGGTTCCTGGCTTCGGTtttgtcttctctgcgtgaCGTTTCGCATCTGGTCTGTGTTCTGtgtcgtctccgcgctgccgcagctgtctcACGCCGATTTTCCGCGCACGATGGAACCCACGCCCGAGCcggtggaggccgcggagcggccgtgtgcggaggaggacggcaaGCAGCTCGAGGCGTTTTCGCGGCAACCCGCGGACGACGGGCTCTGTTACGACAcggatgaagaagaggcgcacTGCGATGCGTTTGCCGCCAAGTCCGAcaagggcgacggcgaaggcgacggcggtgtCGCCGAGCCGCGGTCGGAGCCCAAGGCTCTacgcgcgaccgcggagacagaggtcgaggaggcgtgcgcggcacccgacgcgcccgcaggaGGACTGGGGGACGAAacggagaggcgagggaggagggcggaggaggcggagggggaggaagacggcgcgcgcggcgagaacgGCTTCGAGGC is part of the Besnoitia besnoiti strain Bb-Ger1 chromosome XII, whole genome shotgun sequence genome and encodes:
- a CDS encoding hypothetical protein (encoded by transcript BESB_023450), with translation MTRPPVAPLNPRVDAVSTAFLPSVFFPAEEAGELHFESVSNSLRQRPVSSRPLSCVGRRAGSSHVIKPASTGGRDEQPSRVARQKRKADETPKKGGAFSEDFTREAMELYKGGGSSIDAAHAELRNGEEALAKARTRLVGSRAQNCAKRKLDLRKTLSPTVAQHDKTAFTAQNRTRLSCLSGEAGLRY